In Deinococcus sedimenti, a single genomic region encodes these proteins:
- a CDS encoding NAD(P)H-hydrate dehydratase: MRGAVLTPDGVRAIDARLERAGLLDPAMEVAGEAVARAVQERWPTGRVVLLAGGGANGGDALVAARHLLAAGRSVTVLARPSTHPLTRLNRRRLRAVRGEVRPLTPASLNRAARGATVLVDGLLGTGFRPPLRDDLARVIGALNARDRGPDVLAIDLPSGLDATRADLPGEAVRADVTVTFIGPKPAQLFGDAAAHGETLIVTPLPVPAAWIEDVQVAARPDDAALGALLPVRTASAHKGTAGRVWIVGGDPGTVGAPALAGLGALRTGAGLVTVHSAADVPLVTPELMAQRHADLRAFLTASDVRPDAVALGMGLGPDAPALAREVLRWTVPTVLDADALQPELCGHGHDRCLWTPHPGEAARVLGVSTLEITRDPLAAARALQERLGGVVVLKGGPSVVARSGDLSVSTGGHPGMASAGMGDTLGGMLAALLAQGLPAWDAARVGVRLHARAGERAARTFGYGLGATDVAHEIGGAWADLRSAGPRP; the protein is encoded by the coding sequence ATGCGGGGCGCGGTCCTCACCCCGGACGGTGTGCGCGCCATCGACGCGCGCCTGGAACGCGCGGGCCTGCTCGACCCGGCCATGGAGGTCGCCGGGGAGGCCGTCGCCCGCGCCGTGCAGGAGCGCTGGCCGACCGGGCGGGTCGTGCTGCTGGCGGGCGGCGGCGCGAACGGGGGGGACGCGCTCGTCGCCGCGCGGCACCTGCTCGCCGCCGGGCGTTCGGTCACGGTCCTGGCCCGCCCGTCCACGCATCCCCTGACCCGCCTGAACCGCCGCCGACTGCGGGCCGTGCGGGGCGAGGTCCGGCCCCTGACCCCGGCCAGCCTGAACCGCGCCGCGCGGGGCGCCACCGTGCTCGTGGACGGCCTGCTCGGCACCGGGTTCCGCCCCCCGCTGCGGGACGATCTGGCCCGCGTGATCGGCGCGCTGAACGCCCGTGACCGCGGCCCGGACGTGCTCGCCATCGACCTGCCCAGCGGTCTGGATGCCACGCGCGCCGACCTGCCCGGCGAGGCGGTGCGCGCCGACGTGACCGTCACGTTCATCGGTCCGAAACCCGCCCAGCTGTTCGGGGACGCCGCCGCGCACGGCGAGACGCTGATCGTCACGCCTCTGCCGGTGCCTGCCGCGTGGATTGAGGACGTGCAGGTCGCCGCCCGCCCGGACGACGCGGCCCTGGGCGCGCTGCTCCCGGTCCGGACGGCCTCGGCGCACAAGGGCACCGCGGGCCGCGTGTGGATCGTCGGGGGAGACCCGGGCACGGTCGGTGCGCCCGCCCTGGCCGGGCTGGGCGCCCTGCGGACCGGGGCGGGGCTCGTCACGGTCCACTCGGCGGCGGACGTGCCGCTCGTCACGCCGGAACTGATGGCGCAGCGCCACGCCGACCTGCGCGCCTTCCTCACGGCGAGTGACGTGCGCCCGGACGCTGTCGCCCTCGGCATGGGCCTCGGCCCGGACGCCCCGGCGCTGGCGCGCGAGGTCCTGCGCTGGACCGTGCCGACCGTCCTCGACGCCGACGCCCTCCAGCCCGAACTCTGCGGGCACGGGCACGACCGCTGCCTCTGGACCCCGCACCCCGGCGAGGCCGCCCGCGTGCTGGGCGTCTCTACCCTCGAGATCACCCGCGACCCGCTGGCCGCCGCCCGCGCCCTGCAGGAGCGGCTGGGCGGCGTGGTCGTCCTGAAGGGTGGCCCCAGCGTCGTCGCGCGCTCGGGTGACCTGAGTGTCTCGACCGGCGGCCACCCGGGCATGGCGAGCGCGGGCATGGGCGACACCCTCGGCGGCATGCTGGCCGCGCTGCTCGCGCAGGGCCTTCCGGCCTGGGACGCGGCCCGGGTCGGCGTGCGCCTGCACGCGCGCGCCGGGGAGCGCGCCGCACGAACCTTCGGGTACGGACTGGGCGCCACCGACGTCGCCCACGAAATCGGCGGTGCCTGGGCCGACCTCAGATCCGCCGGGCCGCGCCCCTGA
- a CDS encoding glycerol-3-phosphate acyltransferase yields MLFLSALLLLVAFLAGSAPLGHALLTRAGVNVRVNNPHNLGVENVLYRVGPQLAALTALLDAAKGFLAVLMAASLNLPEVTVMAALAAYLGHLNPPRFLFGDTPPRGRGNLVLLGVLAGLAVTGALPLWVCALPVLVYAGVAGFWGYVSAATLAGLTAFTLAVATQPLGTAAKLAALALLVAATWRFKENIGRMLDGTEPRLGEAVPLAGRRSDEVVAAFMIHPMTLENFWSARRFAWLRPLVEKGIVTERSVRQMADSLRPMKIGELQGIRTVDGKSIRCYLLSSPLLPDVFRDNPDLATRRAIEGARLAQELGAEVFGLGAFWSVVGNKGIDVQAAVPDLTITNGGAYTSGTIKAAIPGILEHFAAEGRDLRQATAAVVGANGVVAFGIARTIAPQVAKLIMIGRDTERLERSAATLRRAAKDTEIITTTSYDTLKEADLIFTATSDPNPVIFPQHVKPGAWIFDEGRPADVDESVQAIPGVRVIPGGVVRPPGGMTSNIDLQFGEGQVPACLAETLIIAATGEHHRKSLGQQTLTENINFFVEQADKLGFQVVD; encoded by the coding sequence ATGCTGTTTCTTTCGGCCCTGCTGCTGCTCGTGGCGTTCCTGGCGGGCAGCGCACCCCTCGGGCACGCCCTGCTGACCCGCGCGGGCGTGAACGTCCGCGTGAACAACCCGCACAACCTGGGTGTGGAGAATGTCCTGTACCGCGTCGGCCCGCAACTGGCCGCATTGACGGCCCTGCTGGACGCCGCCAAGGGGTTCCTGGCGGTGCTGATGGCCGCCAGCCTGAACCTGCCCGAGGTCACCGTGATGGCCGCCCTGGCCGCGTACCTGGGGCACCTCAATCCCCCGCGCTTCCTGTTCGGGGACACGCCCCCGCGCGGGCGGGGCAACCTCGTGCTGCTGGGCGTCCTGGCGGGCCTGGCCGTGACCGGGGCCCTGCCGCTGTGGGTGTGCGCCCTGCCCGTGCTCGTGTACGCGGGCGTGGCGGGCTTCTGGGGGTATGTGAGCGCCGCGACCCTGGCGGGCCTGACTGCTTTCACGCTGGCCGTGGCCACGCAGCCTCTGGGCACCGCCGCGAAACTGGCCGCGCTGGCCCTGCTGGTCGCCGCCACCTGGCGGTTCAAGGAGAACATCGGCCGCATGCTGGACGGCACCGAACCCCGCCTGGGCGAGGCGGTCCCGCTGGCCGGGCGCCGCAGCGACGAGGTCGTGGCCGCCTTCATGATCCACCCCATGACGCTGGAGAACTTCTGGAGTGCGCGCCGCTTCGCGTGGCTGCGTCCCCTGGTCGAGAAGGGGATCGTCACGGAACGCAGCGTGCGGCAGATGGCGGACAGTCTGCGTCCCATGAAGATCGGCGAGCTGCAGGGCATCCGCACCGTGGACGGCAAGAGCATCCGCTGCTACCTGCTGTCCAGTCCGCTGCTGCCCGACGTGTTCCGCGACAACCCGGACCTCGCCACCCGCCGCGCCATCGAGGGCGCCCGGCTCGCGCAGGAACTCGGCGCGGAGGTCTTCGGACTGGGCGCCTTCTGGTCCGTCGTCGGGAACAAGGGCATCGACGTGCAGGCCGCCGTGCCGGACCTGACCATCACGAACGGCGGGGCGTACACCTCCGGCACGATCAAGGCCGCCATTCCTGGCATCCTGGAGCACTTTGCGGCCGAGGGCCGCGACCTCCGGCAGGCGACCGCCGCGGTCGTGGGCGCGAACGGCGTGGTTGCGTTCGGCATTGCCCGGACCATCGCACCGCAGGTGGCGAAACTCATCATGATCGGCCGCGACACCGAACGGCTGGAACGCAGCGCCGCCACCCTGCGCCGCGCCGCGAAGGACACCGAGATCATCACCACCACCAGCTACGACACCCTGAAGGAGGCGGACCTGATCTTCACCGCCACCAGCGATCCGAACCCCGTGATCTTCCCCCAGCACGTCAAGCCCGGCGCGTGGATCTTCGACGAGGGTCGTCCCGCCGACGTGGATGAGAGCGTGCAGGCCATCCCGGGCGTGCGCGTCATCCCCGGCGGCGTCGTCCGGCCCCCCGGCGGCATGACCAGCAACATCGACCTGCAGTTCGGCGAGGGACAGGTGCCGGCCTGCCTGGCCGAGACGCTGATCATCGCCGCGACCGGCGAGCACCACCGCAAGAGCCTGGGCCAGCAGACCCTCACCGAGAACATCAACTTCTTCGTGGAGCAGGCCGACAAACTGGGCTTCCAGGTCGTCGACTGA
- a CDS encoding tetratricopeptide repeat protein: MTADLTTDPQVVPDPAPAALSDLIRAGAWRRAAATASVLGESADLVDALQTLRVVQDEIRARRYPAARQQLAAYASVADSLTHPLAAELRLYVHPGEVMQALDALEAQRRADDPAALRGALAGALAQPLTRAEALNALGVLHAMLGDEAQAREALTAAREADPGHYRALTNLGNLDMEAGRFAQAEAIYREVLALEPDYDGGHHNLGVAVRRQGRVAEGVRHIRHGQRLAMKRSREDTRAEAKEQLSRTPALKYLRFVLLAVAALVIFLVLRGAGS; this comes from the coding sequence GTGACCGCCGACCTGACCACCGACCCCCAGGTCGTCCCGGACCCCGCCCCGGCCGCGCTGAGTGACCTGATCCGCGCCGGGGCGTGGCGCCGCGCCGCCGCGACCGCAAGCGTGCTGGGCGAGAGTGCCGACCTCGTGGATGCCCTGCAGACGCTGCGGGTCGTGCAGGACGAGATCCGCGCCCGCCGCTACCCCGCCGCGCGTCAGCAGCTGGCCGCGTACGCCTCGGTCGCCGATTCGCTGACGCACCCGCTGGCGGCCGAGCTGCGCCTGTACGTCCACCCGGGGGAGGTCATGCAGGCGCTGGACGCGCTGGAGGCGCAGCGCCGCGCCGACGATCCGGCCGCGCTGCGCGGGGCGCTGGCGGGCGCGCTGGCACAGCCCCTGACCCGCGCCGAGGCGCTGAACGCCCTGGGCGTCCTGCACGCCATGCTGGGCGACGAGGCGCAGGCCCGCGAGGCCCTGACCGCCGCGCGCGAGGCCGACCCCGGCCACTACCGCGCCCTGACGAACCTGGGCAACCTGGACATGGAGGCCGGACGGTTCGCGCAGGCGGAAGCCATCTACCGCGAGGTGCTGGCCCTGGAACCCGACTACGACGGCGGGCACCACAACCTCGGGGTGGCGGTGCGGCGTCAGGGGCGCGTGGCGGAGGGCGTGCGGCACATCCGCCACGGGCAGCGGCTCGCCATGAAACGCTCCCGCGAGGACACCCGCGCCGAGGCGAAGGAACAGCTGAGCCGCACCCCAGCCCTGAAGTACCTGCGCTTCGTGCTGCTCGCTGTCGCCGCGCTGGTCATCTTCCTGGTGCTGCGCGGCGCGGGCAGCTGA
- a CDS encoding carbohydrate kinase family protein, translating to MKFYIIGDVTVDHLYHLERLPEPGEEVTPQQASMKPGGAGGTMSVTLARLGHAVTLAARVGDDPFAEYALSRVRECGVSESAIQRDPRLITSTITVMQTSGGERAMISDGAANRQLDPAGFRKKDLDGADALIINAYALIEGPQREYSLAAIEAARGTKTPVPVFIDLGTGAVNKAGTTLLNDVIAADYLMLNQHELQALTGTSSISAALAQLGQAGAQRVVVKVGKMGSITWTPDDTELVDAYRPSGKVVDSTGAGDTFTAVFAHAILAGASMGGAARAANAAGALAATGVGAQERPIAHEDLAAIVPELAAAAPAAPTPAPKTTRSRKTPASS from the coding sequence GTGAAGTTCTACATCATCGGTGACGTGACCGTCGATCACCTCTACCACCTTGAACGCCTGCCCGAACCCGGCGAGGAAGTCACGCCGCAGCAGGCCAGCATGAAACCCGGCGGGGCCGGCGGCACCATGAGCGTCACCCTGGCCCGCCTGGGCCACGCGGTCACGCTGGCCGCCCGCGTCGGCGACGACCCGTTCGCGGAATACGCCCTGAGTCGCGTACGCGAATGCGGCGTCAGCGAGAGCGCCATCCAGCGCGACCCCCGCCTGATCACCAGCACGATCACGGTCATGCAGACCAGTGGCGGCGAGCGCGCCATGATCAGTGACGGCGCCGCCAACCGTCAGCTGGACCCTGCGGGCTTCAGGAAGAAGGACCTGGACGGTGCCGACGCCCTGATCATCAACGCGTACGCGCTGATCGAGGGACCGCAGCGCGAGTACAGCCTCGCGGCGATTGAGGCGGCGCGCGGCACGAAGACGCCCGTCCCGGTGTTCATCGATCTGGGAACCGGCGCCGTGAACAAGGCCGGTACCACCCTGCTGAACGACGTCATCGCCGCCGACTACCTGATGCTCAACCAGCACGAGTTGCAGGCCCTGACCGGCACCAGTTCGATCAGCGCGGCGCTGGCGCAGCTGGGGCAGGCCGGCGCCCAGCGGGTCGTGGTGAAGGTCGGCAAGATGGGCTCGATCACCTGGACGCCCGACGACACCGAACTGGTCGACGCCTACCGGCCCTCCGGGAAGGTCGTGGACTCCACTGGTGCGGGCGACACCTTCACGGCCGTCTTCGCGCACGCGATCCTCGCCGGGGCCAGCATGGGTGGCGCGGCCCGAGCGGCGAACGCCGCCGGGGCACTCGCCGCGACCGGAGTGGGCGCGCAGGAACGGCCCATTGCGCACGAGGACCTGGCCGCCATCGTGCCGGAACTGGCGGCCGCGGCCCCTGCGGCCCCCACGCCCGCGCCGAAAACCACGCGCAGCCGCAAGACGCCCGCCAGCAGCTGA
- a CDS encoding DUF4388 domain-containing protein, producing the protein MQGLLSDVPLMGVLELIHTTRQTGVLDVQSDVPFTVAFMNGEVISGGILDWLGTEAIQASPILAESGTFRFESRGVTGTPLAPYGHFSTDWARISDEWDQVCAVIGSPSQVFQGRVPMFDDPGGRSIRAVARDVEIPLFEVAQTVTQAVREGKLTPTGRFEWSRLKLQPAGQRAALHPVARLLDGDRTLADAVEAGTSVSDVREYLLGELRLGLRFPGSGWVMRDLVWEHRHLRAT; encoded by the coding sequence ATGCAAGGCCTGCTCAGCGATGTGCCCCTGATGGGCGTCTTGGAACTGATCCACACCACCCGCCAGACGGGCGTTCTCGACGTTCAATCCGACGTTCCCTTCACGGTCGCCTTCATGAACGGCGAGGTGATCTCCGGCGGCATTCTCGACTGGCTGGGCACCGAGGCCATCCAGGCCAGCCCGATCCTGGCCGAATCCGGCACCTTCCGATTCGAGTCCCGCGGCGTGACCGGCACGCCCCTGGCACCGTACGGGCACTTCTCGACCGACTGGGCGCGCATCAGCGACGAGTGGGACCAGGTGTGCGCCGTGATCGGCAGCCCCAGCCAGGTGTTCCAGGGCCGCGTGCCGATGTTCGACGACCCCGGCGGCCGCTCCATCCGCGCGGTCGCGCGGGACGTCGAGATTCCCCTGTTCGAGGTCGCGCAGACGGTCACCCAGGCTGTCCGAGAGGGGAAACTCACCCCGACCGGCCGCTTCGAATGGTCCCGTCTGAAACTTCAACCGGCCGGGCAGCGCGCCGCGCTGCACCCGGTGGCCCGCCTGCTGGACGGCGACCGCACCCTGGCCGACGCCGTCGAGGCAGGGACCAGCGTGTCGGACGTCCGCGAGTACCTGCTGGGCGAACTGCGCCTGGGCCTGCGGTTCCCCGGAAGCGGCTGGGTCATGCGGGACCTCGTGTGGGAACACCGGCACCTGCGCGCCACCTGA
- the rsmA gene encoding 16S rRNA (adenine(1518)-N(6)/adenine(1519)-N(6))-dimethyltransferase RsmA — protein MPRDSRRPARTSDRRPSDRRGPDRRSTDRPADHEERDLSAAPLYSPARVRDLLDRHGLKPTKSLGQNFLIDGNILRAIAEAGGAAPGVPVLEIGPGLGVLTREIASRGTQVTTLEKDERLRPVLAETLDGLDVQVVWGDALDFDYATLPQGTRVIANLPYYITGLLLSRFMRAPGIVSATVLVQKEVGQRLAAQPGQENYGFLSAIAALYGSVQHVRDVPKGAFLPAPDVTSAVIRLDFDRTRPAPEQAFLSFVETALHHRRKTLRNNLRLTGMDGDAIDAALEAAGLRADVRAEDVSLGDLRDMAVKLGVIR, from the coding sequence ATGCCCAGAGACTCCCGCAGACCCGCCCGCACCTCCGACCGCCGCCCGTCCGACCGGCGCGGCCCTGACCGCCGCTCGACGGACCGCCCCGCCGACCACGAGGAGCGTGACCTGAGCGCTGCGCCGCTGTACTCCCCGGCGCGCGTACGGGACCTGCTGGACCGCCACGGGCTGAAGCCCACCAAGAGTCTCGGGCAGAACTTCCTGATCGACGGGAACATCCTGCGCGCCATCGCCGAGGCGGGCGGCGCCGCGCCCGGCGTGCCCGTGCTGGAGATCGGCCCGGGCCTGGGCGTCCTGACCCGCGAGATCGCCTCCAGGGGCACGCAGGTCACGACGCTGGAAAAGGACGAGCGGCTGCGGCCCGTGCTGGCCGAGACGCTGGACGGCCTGGACGTGCAGGTCGTGTGGGGCGACGCGCTGGACTTCGACTACGCCACGCTGCCGCAGGGCACGCGGGTCATCGCGAACCTTCCGTACTACATCACGGGCCTGCTGCTGTCGCGCTTCATGCGCGCGCCGGGCATCGTGTCCGCCACGGTCCTGGTGCAGAAGGAGGTCGGGCAGCGCCTCGCCGCGCAGCCCGGACAGGAGAACTACGGGTTCCTGAGCGCCATCGCTGCGCTGTACGGCAGCGTGCAGCACGTCCGGGACGTACCCAAGGGCGCGTTCCTGCCCGCGCCGGACGTGACGAGCGCCGTGATCCGCCTGGACTTCGACCGGACCCGCCCGGCTCCCGAGCAGGCATTCCTGTCGTTCGTGGAGACGGCGCTGCACCACCGCCGCAAGACCCTGCGGAACAACCTGCGCCTAACCGGCATGGACGGCGACGCGATCGACGCGGCGCTGGAGGCCGCCGGGCTGCGCGCGGACGTGCGTGCCGAGGACGTGTCGCTGGGTGACCTGCGTGACATGGCCGTCAAACTGGGCGTGATACGGTAA